ACGCCAACGGCAACTTCTCGACCTGGAACAACTACACGCTCGACGGCGCCGACAACAACTCCTTCACGACCAACCTGCAGGAGCGCTCCGTGCAGGTCGTGCAGCCGCCGGTCGACGCGCTCGAGGAGTTCCGCGTGCAGACGCGCACCTACTCGGCCGAGTTCGGGCGCGCGGCCGGGGCCGTCATCAACGCGTCGATCAAGCAGGGCACCAACAGCTTCCGCGGCAACCTCTACGAGTTCTTCCGCGACGAGGGGCTGAACGCGAACCGGTGGGAGAACAACCGCGCGGGCCTCGAGAAGGCCGCCTTCCGGCAGGACATCTTCGGCGGGACGCTCGGCGGCCCCCTCCGACGCGACCGCACGTTCTTCTTCGTGTCGTACCAGGGCACGCGGACCAACCGGGAGCTCACGGGGCAGGCCACGGTCCCGACGGCCCTCATGCGCCAGGGGAACCTGAGCGAACTGCCCATCAACCTGCTGACGAGTCCGTTCACGACGGGTTGTGTCGACACGGCCGCGAAGATCATCAACCCGGCGTGCATCGACCCGGTCGCGCAGCGCATCATGCAGCTCTACCCGCAGCCGAACATCCCCTCGCGTCAGGCGCTCGAGGGCACGCCGGGCTCGTTCGGCCCGCCGAACTTCATCAACAACCAGTCCATCGACGAAGACGTCAACCAGCTCGACGTGCGGGTCGACCAGAACCTTCGCGGCGGCCTCGACCGGCTCTTCGGCCGCTACAGCATCGCCGACACGACGCGCATCGAGGAGCCGCTGCTCGGCGATCCGGTGGCCTCCGGCGACTTCAACAGCGAGAACTTCATCACCGGTCAGAGCGCGGTGTTCGGCTGGACGCGCGTGCTCGGCAGCTCCATGGTCAACGAGCTGCGCGTCTCGTGGAACCACATCAGCTCGGACGTGCTGCACCCGGCCTTCGGCGTCGACGCCAACGCCCAGTACGGCATCACGGGCCTGCCGACCGACCCGCGCTACAGCGGCGGGCTGCCGCACCTCAACGTCGGCGGGCTCAGCCGCATCGGCGGGCCCTTCTTCCGCCCGCAGTTCCAGACGTCGTGGGTGTGGCAGTTCTCGAACAACCTGTCCTGGACCCGGGGCAGCCACGACTACAAGTTCGGCGTCGAGCGGCGCCGCGACTCGGTCGACTACATCGACCTCGCGGCGCTCAACGGGCTGATGACCTTCTCGAACGGCCGGTACACCAACAGCGGCATCGGCGACTTCCTGCTCGGCCTCGCCACGCAGCAGCGCGTCACGCTCTTCCACGAGGCGCAGCTCTTCACGGACGGCTGGCAGTTCTACGGGCAGGACTCGTGGCGCATCACGCCGACCTTCACGCTCAACTACGGCCTGCGCTACGAGTACTTCACCCCGATGTTCGACCGCAACGGCCTGCTCACGAACATCGACCCGGCCACGGGTGCGCGGATCACGGCCCAGGAGGACGGGAGTGTCTTCGAGCGTGCGCTCATCAACCCCGATCGCAACAACTTCGCCCCGCGCGTCGGCTTCGCCTGGCGTCCCACCGAGAAGATGGTGCTGCGTGGCGGCTTCGGCGTCTTCTACCAGCACACCGATCGGTACGGTTCCGAGAGCCAGATGGCGCTCAACCCGCCGCAGCTCGCCGACGTCGTGCTGACCGCGACGACCCGCAACGACCCGCCGACCGCGATCCTGCGGAACGGCTTCGTGCCCGTGTCGGCCGACAACATCAACCCGGCGTCGGTCCAGTGGCGCATCCAGAGCCCCGACCAGAAGACCCCGGTCGTGCAGCAGTACAGCATCGGACCCGAGTACGAGATCTTCAGCGGCACCGTCGTCGCCGTCGAGTACGTCGGCAACCGCACGCGCAACGGCCGGCGGCTGCTCAACCTGAACCAGGGTCGCATCGACACGCCAGGTGTGGGGCCGGCCGTCTTCCCCTACGCGTCGCTCGGCTATGGCACGGCCTTCCTGCAGCAGGTGCAGACGATTGGCCGCACCGACTACAACGCGCTGCAGGTCAGGCTCCAGCGCCGTTTCATGAACGGCTTCGCCTACACGGCGCAGTACACCTGGAGCAAGGCGCTCGGCGACTTCCTCGATCACCTGAGCGCCGACGGCAGCGGCGGCGGCCAGTACCCGATCAACGCCTACGAGCCCGATCGCAACTACGGCCTGCTGACCTTCGACACGCCGCGTCGCTTCACCGGCAGCTTCATCTACGAGCTGCCCTTCGGTGCGGGCCGTGCGAAGGACCCCGGCGGCGTCGTCGGCGCGATTCTCGGCAACTGGAGCGTCAACGGCATCGTCACGATCAGCGACGGCCGGCCGTTCACCATCACGGCCAACGACCAGACGGGCGCCGGGTCGGGGCGCATCTCGGTGGCCAACTGCGTCGGCAATCCGCTGCCGAGCGGCTTCACGCAGACCATCGACCAGTGGTTCGACCCGGCTGCGTTCGCCCCGAACACGGCGTTCCGCTTCGGCAACTGCGGCATCAACACGGTGCGCGGGCCGAGCTTCAAGTCGGTGAACTTCTCGGCGTTCCGCTCCATTCCCGTCGGAGCGGGCCGTCGCGTCGAGTTGCGCTGGGAGGTGTTCAACCTGCTCAACACGGTCAACTACGGCCTGCCCGGGTCGAACGTGAACAACCCGGGCACGTTCGGCGTCATCAGCAGCAGCACGGGCTCACCCCGCGAGATGCAGCTCGCGGTGAAGTTCTACTTCTGACGTAGTCTCCCAGTCCGCCCGGTCGGTGACCTCGGTCGCCGGCCGGGCGCCCGTCTTCCTCCCGGAGCCGTCATGCGCCTCACCGGTGGCGAGATCATCGTCGAATACCTCATCAAGGAGGGGGTGCCCTATCTCGTGGGCATCCCCGGCCACGGCAACGTCGCGCTCTTCGATGCGATCGTCGACCGCCGCGACCGGATCCGACCGTTCCCGGTGGTGCACGAGCAGAGCGCCGCCCACATCGCCGACGCCTACTATCGCGTCTCAGGCCGTCCGCTCGCGATCACGACCTCGATCGGGCCGGGTGCCGCCAACACCACGTGCGGCGTCGCTCAGGCCTATGTCGACTCGACGGCGATGCTCGTCATCACCGGCAGCACGCACACGTACATGCGGGGGCATTCGGTGCTGCAGGAGATCGACCGCACGCACTGGAGCAACTTTCCCCGGGTGCTCGAGCCCGTCGTCAAGCGCTGGTGGGACGTCACGCGGGTCGGGCAGCTGCCCTTCGTCATGCACAGCGCGTTCAACGAGATGCTGAGCGGCCGGCGCGGTCCCGTGCTCATCGACCTGCCGATGGACGTGCAGGCCGAGGCGGCCGACGTCGAGCTGCCCGAGCCGGCCGAGCGACGTGCGCTGCGTATGCCGGCGGGGCACCCCGCCGACCTCGAACGGGCGGCGGCGCTGCTCGTCCAGGCGAAGCGCCCGGTCATGGTCGTGGGGGGAGGGGCGGCCTATTCGCCGACCGCCGCATCCGATGTGCGCCGGATCGCCGAGCACCTGGGCGCGGCGGTCATCACCACCTGGCACGGCAAGGGCATCCTGCCGCAGGATCACGAACTGAACGCGTGGCACGCCGGCTCGATCGGCACGCTCTGCGCCAACCGCCTCGCCAACCAGGCGGACGTCGTGCTCGCCGTCGGCACGCGCTTCGTCGACTGGCTGACCGGGTCCTATACCAGCGACGTGTGGCGCATCCCGCCCGCGAAACTCATTCACATCGATCTCGACCCGCGTGAGATCGGGAAGAACTACCCGGTCGAGGTGGGCATCCTGGCCGACGCGGGCACCGCGCTGGCGCAACTCGTCGATGCGGTGGCGTCCGCCGGACCGGCGCGGGCCTATCGCGCGACCGAGTGGTTCGCGACCATCCGCAAGGCCCGGCAGGACTACCTCGACGCCTTTGCCGACATCCGCGAGAGCGATCGGTTCCCGATGTCGATCTCTCGCGCGCTCGCCGAGATGCGGAAGGTCGCGCCCCGCGACTCGATCTGGGTGAGTGGGGCCGGCAACCCGCAGACGCAGATCCACCAGGAGTTGCCGTTCTACGAGCCGAGGACGCACATCACGAGCGGCGGCTTCTCGACGATGGGGTTCACCGTGCCCGGAGCGATCGGCGCGCAGCTTGCCGCAGGCGACCGACGGGTGATCGGCGTGTCGGGTGACGGCGATTTCATGGCGAGCCTTCACGAGATCGCCATCGCCGTGCAGCAGCAGTTGCCCATCGTCTACGTGGTCATGAACAACGCCGCCTGGCAGTCGATCGAGAACCTTCAGGTCTCCGTCTACGGCGAGGCGCGGAAGATGAACACCCGCTTCCTGACGCCGGGCGGAGCGAACTACTCGCCCGACTTCGTCCGCGTGGCCGAGGGGTTCGGGGCGCGCGCCTCGAAGGTCACCTCTCCCGACCAGATGGGCCGCGCGCTCCAGGAAGCCCTCGATTCGGGTCGCACCTCGGTCATCGAAGTTCCGTGCGCGAAGGAGCTGCCGTACTCGGGGATCAAGAAGTACGCGTGGTGGGACGTTCCCGTGCCGGCGTACCTCGAGGAGGCTCGAAAGGCGTACGAGGAGGCGCGCGCCGGCGAGCGGTTGTGATCGCCCGCTGGAGGAGACGCATGTCGACACAGCAACGGCTCTACCACTCCCGATCGCTGGCCGATGGCGAGGCGGGCACGCTCGTGGAGATCACGGCCGAAGGCGCGCGCTGGCGTTACGTGCACTTCGCCGTTCGCCGGTTGCCCGCGGGCACGTCGTGGGCGGCGCGTGGCGACGGCCAGGAGATCTGCCTCGTCCTGCTCAGGGGGCACTGTCGGGTGCGGTGGCCGGGTGGGGTCGAGCACGTCATCGGCCCGAGGACTGACGTCTTCGCCTCGTACCCGTCGGCCGTGTACCTGCCTGCCGGCGTCGTCTGCACGGTAGTCGCCCTCGAGACGACGGACCTCGCAGATTGCCGGGCGCCCTCGACCAAGACGCTCGAGCCCGCGGTGATCCGGCCCGAGCACTGTGGCTTCGAGATCCGGGGCGGGGGCAACGCCACGCGCCAGATCGTCGACATCCTGCCGCCGTCGTATCCCGCCGATCGGCTGATGGTGTGCGAGGTGTTCACGCCGAGCGGCAACTGGTCGAGCTACCCGCCGCACAAGCACGATCGCGACGACCCTCCGCACGAGGTCGAGCTCGAAGAGACCTACTACTTCCGGATGCGACAGCCCGAGGGGTACGCCTTCCAGCGCGTCTACGCGGCCGACGGGTCGTTCGACCAGACCTTCAAGGTCGAGCACGGCGACCTGCTGCTCATCCCCGGTGGTTACCACCCGTTCGTGACGGCGTTCGGGTACGACGCCTACTATCTCAATGTCCTCGCTGGCGAGCGCCGCTCGATGGCCGCCGCCGACGACCCGCGCTACGCAGGTCTGCGCGAGACGTGGCCGCCGCCCGACCCGCGCCTCCCGGTCGTGCCTCGTCCGCAGCCGGTTGGCCAGACTTCGTAGCTCGTCGCGTGCCGGCGGATCGCGCGGGACGGAACACGATGATGCCGCCCCTGACGTCAACGTACAACCTCGAAGGCAGGAGACTGATGCAGCACAGGATCAACCACCGCCTCCCTGGCACCGTCGCGGCGCTCGTTGCAGGACTCGCCCTTGTCCTCATCGTCCCGCTCCGCTCGCAGACGCTTCCGCAGGACCAGGGCGCGCACGGCACGTGGCAGAAGCTGCTCAAGCTCACGACGACGGCGAGCGTGATGCACACGAAGGCCCACCCCGACGACGAACACGGTGGAGTGATCACGAAGCTCTCGCGCCGGCACGGCGCGCGTCTGTCGATGATCACGCTCAACCGCGGCGAGTCGGGCGACAACGCCATCGGGTCGCAGCTCTTCGACGGCCTCGGCCTGATCCGGACCGAGGAACTCATGGTGTCCAACCGGTACTACGGCATGGATAACCAGTACTTCACGACGGTGCTCGACTACGGCTTCTCGAAGCGGATCGACGAAGCCCTCGAGAAGTGGGGGAAGGACAACGTCATGCGGGACGTCGTCCGGCTCATCCGCATGGACAGGCCCTTCGTGCTCCTCTCGCGCTTCCAGGGCAACCAGCGCGACGGCCACGGCAATCACCAGACCGCAGGCCTCATCACCACCGAGGCCTTCAAGATGGCTGGCGACCCGAAGGTGTTCCCCGAGCAGATTGCCGAAGGCCTGCGCCCGTGGCAGCCGTTCAAGGTCTACATCGGCGGCGTGCGCGAGGACGAGGCCTGGACAGTCCGGATCGACAGCGGTGAGTACAGCCCCTGGATTGGCGACTCGTACAACAACTTCGCGCGGCTGGGCCTGTCGTTCCAGCGCTCACAGGTGAGCGGCCGGTACCGCCCGCAGCCCGGGCCGGTCTACGGCTACTACACGCGCGTCGGGAGCACCGTCAAGGCCCCCGAGAAGGAACAGACCATCTTCGACGGCATCGACACGACGGTGCCTGGCCTGTTCAAGACGCTCGGGCGGCCGGCCCCAGCGGGCGTCGACGGGCTGCTGCAGCAGATCGAGGCTGCGGTGAAGGAAGCGATGGCGGCCTTCTCGCTGACCGACCCGTCGGCCGTCGTGCCCGCGCTCGCGAGGGGCCTTGCGGCCACGCGCCAGGCCATCGAGCGGAGCGCTCCCGAGCCCGACGCCGTGTTCCTGCTGCAGGTCAAGGAACGGCAGTTCATGGACGCCATCAACACGGCGCTCGGCGTATCCTTCACCGCGATGGCGCAGCCGGCGGGCCTGCCCGAACCGACGGGGATGTTCGCGGCCTTCGCGCCGGCGCCCACGATGGAGGCGCCGGTGCCCGGCCAGCGCTTCGAGGTGCGCGCAACGTTCTCCAATCGCGGTCGTCACGACGTGGCCCTGTCGGAGATCGCGCTCGACACGCACGCCGGGTGGAACGCCCAGCGCACGCAGGGCGGCGGCGCGGCGGTCCTGAAGTTCAACGACGTCGCGCAGGCGCGCTTCGACGTGACGCTCGCGGCCGACGTGGCGCTCAGCTCGAAGCCCTACTTCAGCCGCGCGTCGATCCGCGAGGACCTCTACACGCTGCACGACAAGAGCCAGTTCGGCCGGCCGGCCAGCGCGGCGCCGGCCGTGGCCGTCGCGCGCTACACCGTCGGCGGTGTCCCCGTCGAGGCGCGCGAGACGGTGCGTCGCAGCGAAGCGAGGCTGCCCTACGGGCACGAACTCCGCGAGTTGCGGGTCGTGCCCGCCGTCGGGCTGCGAGTCTCACCGGGCGCCGCGATCATCCCGCTCAAGGCCGCGGAGAAGCGCCTCACGCTGCACGTCGACCTGCTGAACAACAAGCCCGATGGCGTGCAGGGCGAGCTTTCGTTGCGGCTGCCCACCGGCTGGTCGGCTTCGCCCGCTTCGCAGGCGTTCACCTTCGCCCGCGCCGGTGAGCGCGCGGCCCACCAGTTCACGGTGTCGGTGCCGGCGCTCGAGGATCGCTCGTACGAGGTCACGGTGGTTGCCAGGGCCGATGGCAAGGAGTACACCGAGGGCTACGACATCATCGAGCATCGCGACCTCGAGACCCGCTACTTGTACCGCCCATCGACGACGAGCGTGCGCGGCGTCGACGTCGACGTGGCGCCGGACCT
Above is a genomic segment from Acidobacteriota bacterium containing:
- a CDS encoding TonB-dependent receptor, which translates into the protein MTASHFVRRLGGLALGLALAGVVPAAAQIDTGSIVGTVRDSSGAVLPGVTVTATQQGTNAQAIAITSDRGEYVMPNLRIGVYELSAEIDGFKRGLSRDVTLNVQQRVQVDFTLEVGDLTEDVTVEAQAVVLQTQRADIGLAVTQRSMTDLPLLGRRYSELAFLAPGVAPAPAGIGNRGEESGFNANGNFSTWNNYTLDGADNNSFTTNLQERSVQVVQPPVDALEEFRVQTRTYSAEFGRAAGAVINASIKQGTNSFRGNLYEFFRDEGLNANRWENNRAGLEKAAFRQDIFGGTLGGPLRRDRTFFFVSYQGTRTNRELTGQATVPTALMRQGNLSELPINLLTSPFTTGCVDTAAKIINPACIDPVAQRIMQLYPQPNIPSRQALEGTPGSFGPPNFINNQSIDEDVNQLDVRVDQNLRGGLDRLFGRYSIADTTRIEEPLLGDPVASGDFNSENFITGQSAVFGWTRVLGSSMVNELRVSWNHISSDVLHPAFGVDANAQYGITGLPTDPRYSGGLPHLNVGGLSRIGGPFFRPQFQTSWVWQFSNNLSWTRGSHDYKFGVERRRDSVDYIDLAALNGLMTFSNGRYTNSGIGDFLLGLATQQRVTLFHEAQLFTDGWQFYGQDSWRITPTFTLNYGLRYEYFTPMFDRNGLLTNIDPATGARITAQEDGSVFERALINPDRNNFAPRVGFAWRPTEKMVLRGGFGVFYQHTDRYGSESQMALNPPQLADVVLTATTRNDPPTAILRNGFVPVSADNINPASVQWRIQSPDQKTPVVQQYSIGPEYEIFSGTVVAVEYVGNRTRNGRRLLNLNQGRIDTPGVGPAVFPYASLGYGTAFLQQVQTIGRTDYNALQVRLQRRFMNGFAYTAQYTWSKALGDFLDHLSADGSGGGQYPINAYEPDRNYGLLTFDTPRRFTGSFIYELPFGAGRAKDPGGVVGAILGNWSVNGIVTISDGRPFTITANDQTGAGSGRISVANCVGNPLPSGFTQTIDQWFDPAAFAPNTAFRFGNCGINTVRGPSFKSVNFSAFRSIPVGAGRRVELRWEVFNLLNTVNYGLPGSNVNNPGTFGVISSSTGSPREMQLAVKFYF
- a CDS encoding thiamine pyrophosphate-binding protein; the encoded protein is MRLTGGEIIVEYLIKEGVPYLVGIPGHGNVALFDAIVDRRDRIRPFPVVHEQSAAHIADAYYRVSGRPLAITTSIGPGAANTTCGVAQAYVDSTAMLVITGSTHTYMRGHSVLQEIDRTHWSNFPRVLEPVVKRWWDVTRVGQLPFVMHSAFNEMLSGRRGPVLIDLPMDVQAEAADVELPEPAERRALRMPAGHPADLERAAALLVQAKRPVMVVGGGAAYSPTAASDVRRIAEHLGAAVITTWHGKGILPQDHELNAWHAGSIGTLCANRLANQADVVLAVGTRFVDWLTGSYTSDVWRIPPAKLIHIDLDPREIGKNYPVEVGILADAGTALAQLVDAVASAGPARAYRATEWFATIRKARQDYLDAFADIRESDRFPMSISRALAEMRKVAPRDSIWVSGAGNPQTQIHQELPFYEPRTHITSGGFSTMGFTVPGAIGAQLAAGDRRVIGVSGDGDFMASLHEIAIAVQQQLPIVYVVMNNAAWQSIENLQVSVYGEARKMNTRFLTPGGANYSPDFVRVAEGFGARASKVTSPDQMGRALQEALDSGRTSVIEVPCAKELPYSGIKKYAWWDVPVPAYLEEARKAYEEARAGERL
- the iolB gene encoding 5-deoxy-glucuronate isomerase, with amino-acid sequence MSTQQRLYHSRSLADGEAGTLVEITAEGARWRYVHFAVRRLPAGTSWAARGDGQEICLVLLRGHCRVRWPGGVEHVIGPRTDVFASYPSAVYLPAGVVCTVVALETTDLADCRAPSTKTLEPAVIRPEHCGFEIRGGGNATRQIVDILPPSYPADRLMVCEVFTPSGNWSSYPPHKHDRDDPPHEVELEETYYFRMRQPEGYAFQRVYAADGSFDQTFKVEHGDLLLIPGGYHPFVTAFGYDAYYLNVLAGERRSMAAADDPRYAGLRETWPPPDPRLPVVPRPQPVGQTS
- a CDS encoding PIG-L family deacetylase — protein: MQHRINHRLPGTVAALVAGLALVLIVPLRSQTLPQDQGAHGTWQKLLKLTTTASVMHTKAHPDDEHGGVITKLSRRHGARLSMITLNRGESGDNAIGSQLFDGLGLIRTEELMVSNRYYGMDNQYFTTVLDYGFSKRIDEALEKWGKDNVMRDVVRLIRMDRPFVLLSRFQGNQRDGHGNHQTAGLITTEAFKMAGDPKVFPEQIAEGLRPWQPFKVYIGGVREDEAWTVRIDSGEYSPWIGDSYNNFARLGLSFQRSQVSGRYRPQPGPVYGYYTRVGSTVKAPEKEQTIFDGIDTTVPGLFKTLGRPAPAGVDGLLQQIEAAVKEAMAAFSLTDPSAVVPALARGLAATRQAIERSAPEPDAVFLLQVKERQFMDAINTALGVSFTAMAQPAGLPEPTGMFAAFAPAPTMEAPVPGQRFEVRATFSNRGRHDVALSEIALDTHAGWNAQRTQGGGAAVLKFNDVAQARFDVTLAADVALSSKPYFSRASIREDLYTLHDKSQFGRPASAAPAVAVARYTVGGVPVEARETVRRSEARLPYGHELRELRVVPAVGLRVSPGAAIIPLKAAEKRLTLHVDLLNNKPDGVQGELSLRLPTGWSASPASQAFTFARAGERAAHQFTVSVPALEDRSYEVTVVARADGKEYTEGYDIIEHRDLETRYLYRPSTTSVRGVDVDVAPDLHVGYVMGVGDQVPAGIAQLGYRVTLLDEQALATGDLSQFDAVVTGTRAYAVREDLKTYNRRLLDYVRNGGNLVVLYNTQELVPNQFSPYPAVLPQRSEEVSEEDSPIEILAPDHQAFTWPNRITQADFEGWVEQRGSKFWSEWDANYTPMLSTFDRGQAPQRGGWLTARYGQGHYTYFAYAFHRQLPYGVPGAYRLLANVLALNKTPR